The region TCACCATTGAAATTCTTCCAGCAAGTTCAGGCTGCCACAAATCTGCCCAATCCTGCAATAGGGTTTTTCTCCTAAATTGTCAATGTTACTGAGCAAAGATAAAACAAAATACTGATATAAGATAAATAGAAGTTCATGCTTGATGATTTGTTCATGAGTTGAAGCTACCCTGAaaaacatgtaaaaaaaaaaggattggtgcAAGGTTTCAGATTATTGTAAAGCCCATGTTTTAGCAGTCCAAGGCTCCAAGCAGAAGAGTGTCTATACAAAGGAGGGAAGGAAAATTGCATTTCAGAGATTCAAAGACCATTTTTTTCTGCAGTCATTATAACTGATGACCGCAAATAGAATCTAGCAAATTTCTTTGTGCACTGGATTTCAAGATGGGAATAAATTCTGCAATTCTTACAGAACTTCAAAAAATACATCTAGCTCATGCCATGATGACAAAATCAATGTCATTATGAGAAAATGCTGCACAAATCAAtgaatcaaagaagaaaatagacAAGCTATAACGTTTTAGTAGAGAGTAAAGTGCCTAATGTTTCTCCACAGGCCAAACAGAACTAGATTAACCTTTATGCTAGAATAGTAAAAAGGCAGGTTCAAAAAGAAACTAAGGATTCTTCAGTGTCTTGAATGTCATTACTACCAAATTTCAGACCATATATGGGGAAAAGAGAGGAACCTATGAACAATTCTAAAAGAATCAAATATACCCTTTATAAGTGAGAGGAGAGAACATATGCACATATTGGCTTGCCATTGAAATTGACAATTGTCATCCATACTACATGAATAAGAATCATATTGGAGCTAAAGTCATACTGAGCTTATTTTACAGATAGACCAACGTTACCTGCATAGGAGGCaagtttttcttttgaaatttggttTTCTTGTATGCTATGACCATGGTACCCCATCGATAGGGTGCAGCCCATATCTGACCTTGTGGATCAATATCTCCATTGAGGTTCCTGCGTAGATAAACCTGGGACAATTTCGGGAGTTGGGTAATGTTCGGGtgttgttttgaattgaattagagCAAATATTAATAATGAAGCAGTTTAAGTTACCTTCCATTTGCGACTCAAATCCTTAAACCAATCCTGGTGTTCAGCAGCAGTAATGGGTTCAATAACAGCTTTTTTAATAGCTAAAGGGAGCCAAGAGTCACCTAGGGTGAGAATATCAGCAGCAGCTGGAGATGCAGGCCCAATATTCACTTTGGCTTTGGCTTGGGTAAAGGGCAGGCATAACTGAGTGAATATATCTTCAAGAGTTGGGCGGAATTTGGTTTGGAGCTTTAAGCGCCTGGATTGAGAGGAGATGAAATCCTTGGACCAAGAGGGAGGTATGGAGCCCTGAAGAGCAACCATGGAAAGAGGAACCGTGAGAGCATAAGATTTAGATTTCCAAATCTCAAAAGCTGCGTCCGATttctcatcatcttcttcttgtaGTGTTGCTGCTGAACTGCTGTCCACTGGTTCATTTAGTGAAGAAGATGACAGTGAGTGAACAgttagaaaattaattaattaattaaaagaaagaaagaccTTTTTGGAAGTGACGGGGCAGTGGAGTAAGGGCGGAAGCGGAGGAGCAAATGCAAAGACCCAAACCCACAAACACAAATGTTGAGGCAGAAATACTAAGAAGCAACGAGTTTTTGTTGGAATTTGGGGCGTTATCATGGAGATTGAGGCGAAGAGGTAAGTTGATGGAGGAGGTTTTGTATCTGTTTGAGTTGGAATAGGGGAGGTGGGTGTGGAAGCAGGTACAAAAAGAAGAGCTAAGGGATACTGCCAATGCCATTTCAGTGAACCCTATTTTCTTCTTCCCCTAAACTCGGTGTTCCATATCTTATgcaccttgctagttatttatttTAGGATTCCATGCTTTCGAATCAcagttaccaaaaaaaaaaaaaatcactttcaGTTACAATTTTTGAAAGGTAAAAGCTCCCTCTCAATTTTAATATTAAGCTATTTGATTCCGCACGCAacaatttaattctatatttttttggTAAGAAAAATAGAAACTCTAAGGAGTCATGGAAACTAACATTACCAACCTAGAAGGAAGCATCTCTCCATGgtctagaggtgctcatgggccgggccgggccgggttcgggctgGGCCCATAAAAAGATTTCGGCCCgggtcctaggcccgggcccggcccgaaatatgggcctaagattttgcccaggcccggcccgagaaaaaaatcataagcccgggcccggcccggcccatttttattttaaaaattttaaaaaattaaaaaaagtattttaaaaatatttttaaaatattttaaaattttaaaaaattaaaaaaagtattttaaaaatattttaaaattaaaaaaattaaaaaaaaagtattttaaaaatattttaaaattttaaaaaaattaaaaagtatgtaaaaaatattttaaaattaaaaaaaataaatatatttattatatcgggccgggccgggctgggcccgggccgaaaaagtggtgcccgaggcccgacccgttttctaaacgggcctcatttttttgcccaagcccatatttttacccaaactctcCCATaattcgggcgggccgtcgggccgggccgggccgctcggcccatgagcacctctaccaTGGTCTTGTGCCAAAGTTTATGAACAAAAATGAATGTGAATAATTTTCATGGAATAAGACATATTTTGGTATTTGAATATGTATACtaaagggtaaattataaaaatagtcacttttgtttgcctcaaattacattttagtcacttatgtttgaaatgttacgttttggtcacttatgttatcgttttgttacctCTCTAATGGCGGTCCTACGTGGTAGTCcaaatgtgttttaaatgctaACTTAGATATCTTATGTggcaatccaaattaaatttatttaattaaaaacctattttcattcCACCAACTGGAcatctaagttggcatttaaaacccatttgaactgccacgtaggattgtggttagggaggtaatggagtttaacggtagagtgaccacttcttaacaaaacgataatgtaagtgactaaaacgtaacttTTCAAAcacaaatgactaaaatgtagtctaaggcaaacaaaagtaattatttttgtaatttaccctaaatttaatgatgaaaatgtaaatataagTAAGATAGTAAtgtaagagagaaaagaaagtacatatgaaattaaaatgaactGTTTACaatacatgcattgaaaggaaaTTAAAAAAGTTAGTATACGTGAAGCTAAATGtcatgaaattaaaatgaataaatgaaatgataCATTATATAATTATGTTGTGACGAGGGGCTAGGGGTTTAGTTTGGGATAAAGTTGGTGAAATAGGGGTTATGATGGGTGAAAGAGATATTGGAATTCTGTTTACGACATGTTCATGTTTATGTTTTTCGGAACATGGTGCACAAGTTGGATACTGGAGTTCtgttattaaagtttcgttaaaggCCGAGAGTTCTATTTTGGCCTAGGATTGTGAAAGTTATGTTATCGATATTCTAATTATAATCATGATCAGTTAAATATACAAGTAACATGTGATACATAAATGAAAACTTATATGATATGATAAGCCTTAAAAGTAAGTGAAAATGTAAGAAATTGTGTGATTAtatcaaaagaataatgaatttagtttaatgatctgtaaatgataaaaataatatacaacatgaaaatgacaatgtaaaaaattatatgaccaaataatagaaataaataatgaaattagcTAAATACTTTGTAAGTTTAATAGTAGGTTGCATGAAATAAGTAAGATTATGTTGTTTCATAGTAGtttattaaattgtttttttaacaccCCTTGCTTGTCCTTGTTGCTGGGATTAAGCTACGGAATGCTACAGTACAAACTGGAACagttacaaatatttaatagacAACTCatgtaaaaaatttaataactttAGTCATATCAACCGTTCAATAAAATTTGAAACCTTTCTCGAGTCTTATATGAGCTTATGTAAACTCTAAAGTTGACCCGAAAACGAACAATGACCAAACTGCAACACTTTCAAAAGTTCAGAACGACATCGTGATGTAAGGGGTTCCTTCGTCACATCGTGACAAACTGACTTGGCCTCATTGTGAAGATGGAATTCCTTGTCACAATGTGGCCTAAATTCCACTTCTTGTCACGACGAGCATTCACGACGTCATGACGTGAATTCTATTTTGTGCAAAAAGTGGTTATTTAGCCTTTGTTTCAAACCAACCATTCAAAGATATCAAAAGTAATGCACTTAGCATCATAAAAACGTGCTCATTACATCTAAaaaaccataccaaaacataacatatatcatCCTCTTaaacatctaaccaatatgccacatttgACACCATTTCATAATAAATCTACTTGTACTAATTCCAACTattcaaccattcattttctcaaGTCCATTCATGCTCAAATATGCAACCAGAGGTACACATATTTAACTCAACATATTACCAAGTTTAGGCACACATACCATTTGCCAAATATTGttggaaaaatgtaatttttggaaactttgaggcatattctcggttggtaaaggtggagagttgaatcataaaattatggttctatattctactccatgagacctttacaatggTATACCATATGCTCAAATAACCACTTAAAGTAAGCCacttgtgaatatttgttgaggaaaataAAAGCTTAggtcccacattggttaaataccaagtgtgagatatgtatatatatgagaacccaCTTAAAGGTTATTGAATGACTAAACTAATGCTCTCCCTTGCGCGTAGTAGGGTGCAAATTTAAATCCATCGGGGTTGGGGGTGCACCCGTACAGACGCACAATGAAATTTATTTTACTCTAAAAaattcttttccttttctctctAAATGTTCAAACGTTTCGGTGATAGAAGAAGGCAAGGTTTGTTCGTTGATCAGTATAGAGGTACTGCTATCGTAATCAGTTTGTTGTTATATCCTGGTAGACAAACGACCAAAGTTTCTCCAAGTACCATAAGAGTggccgaatctgtcttaaggaaattgTGAAAACAGGCctcaacatctagtaaaacttgatTCCCTTATTCGGTTTCTTATTTTTAAAGATcttgtttatttaattgtttttccagatttgatgttttaaataaatataaatatttatttatttatttttgtttagatttggtgtttttacataaatataaatatttgtttaaaatcatcattaaaagataaaccaaaaaaagaaaaagaaaaagaaattatccctagtcaatcacaaatgtacaatatacaagatataatatttaataaatatgaaaaaaataaaacctaaaaaaattacaaattttgaattacaactggaaataaaacaaatgaaattggAGCTTTCCCAGCTTAAAAATGaacaacaagaaataaaaaaacaaaagcaaacttTAAAACATGAAATACCGGAAGATAGCTCTTTAGAAACTGAACCTGAGCCTAAAGAAAATACACAAGAATATATGATGGTTCTCATTGAGGTATCTAtccaaatatatttaataaaagtaaatcttattataaataatgaatttcaatTGGAATTAATAGCCCTTTTTAACATATGAGCAGATCAAAATTGTATTAGAGAAGGATAATTCCAACAAATTATTATGACAAAACATTAGAATCTCTTAAAGCTGCAAATGgcaaaaaactcaaaattacttaaaaataccCAATGCAAAATTTTGCAACAAAGGTTGTCAAATCCCAAAAATAAGGCTAGAAGAAATATggataaaatttagattttattttttttaaagcataagGTAAGAGAATTTAGAAtgacttaaaaattatttttgataaaaaattaacaaGAATGAGTCTGCTGGTTTAGTGGTAAAACCTTAACTTTCCCTTTGGTCCCAAGTTTGAAACCTTTTGTGTACCTTTCagctaaaatattttattttcttatttttacccCATAAAGTGCCGAAATTTTAAATTAACccaatccaattttttttaatttagtccttaatttaaaTCAatcctaattttaaaataatttcttatccCATTTTAATTAGGGAAAAAAGTTTTATAAATAGTCAATCTTTTCAAACTCCCAAAGTTCtttattttctcctccattgccgaatcAATCTTCAACCTAAAACTTCAAGATTTTAAATCATATCCCTTTCCTTCCAGCCGATCGGTGATCTCTTCATCCAAATTAAGGTTTTTGTGTTTTCAAATCAAGTGTGGGATCTAAACTTAAGTCATTATGTATGGTTAATTGAAGTATTAGAAAGTAATTAATCTATATAAGTGAACCCCTGTATGTGAACTCCCTTTAGGCAAACCTCCTGTATAGAAACCCATATATGTGTGAACTCGTAGGAATGAGTACACTAGGTGCGAACCCTTATATAAATTGTTACATATGTGAAATCCGCTAGGTGAGCTATAG is a window of Gossypium hirsutum isolate 1008001.06 chromosome D08, Gossypium_hirsutum_v2.1, whole genome shotgun sequence DNA encoding:
- the LOC107900714 gene encoding uncharacterized protein gives rise to the protein MALAVSLSSSFCTCFHTHLPYSNSNRYKTSSINLPLRLNLHDNAPNSNKNSLLLSISASTFVFVGLGLCICSSASALTPLPRHFQKVDSSSAATLQEEDDEKSDAAFEIWKSKSYALTVPLSMVALQGSIPPSWSKDFISSQSRRLKLQTKFRPTLEDIFTQLCLPFTQAKAKVNIGPASPAAADILTLGDSWLPLAIKKAVIEPITAAEHQDWFKDLSRKWKVYLRRNLNGDIDPQGQIWAAPYRWGTMVIAYKKTKFQKKNLPPMQDWADLWQPELAGRISMVNSPREVVGAVLKYMGASYNTTDIDLQVAGGRNAVLQNLELLARQVKLFDSANYLRAFSVGDVWVAVGWSSDVLPVAKRMSNVAVVVPKSGASLWADLWAIPAASRLETNRIGGRVRGPSPLMHQWVEFCLRAASGLPFRQGITAGASPAALDSGPVKLPEELTKGKPKLDSNLVAGVPPPEILERCEFLEPLSDATLSDYQWLIDNMPKSGPGIIDHVSSIFGTLRRLKLSWI